The DNA window CCCGAAGTCCGGGCGAACGTCTGTGCGCTCGTTGCGAGCTCCGAAGCGCCGGTGCCTATCGAAAAGTTGCGTGAACTACGGGAGGACGATCTCGATGAGACGGTCAAAGATCGCGCTTCGTGGGCGATCCAGCGGTTGTCGTAGAATCGCCAGAGAACCGATCTGTTCGCACACCCGTACGCGATTCCAGCTGATTACTCTGCTATCTCTTCGTATTTATCGAGGATCGCAAGACCCCGCTCCAAGAGCGGCTCAATCGTGGGGCTCCAACAGTCGCACTTCAGCCGCTTGTCGTGCCAATCCTGTCCGCCTTTTCCTCGCCAGACGCCGTACAGCGTTACCTTCGGGAGTTCCGGAACGCCGAACGGGATGGCCAGAATGTATAGGGTATCGCGAATGTCGGACCAGGAACCATCGAGCGTGGTCGGGGAGTCGATCAGCAGGAGATTACCAGAAATTTGTCGGTATCAAAGACCATGGCGAGTCCCGACGACGTTTTTTGCCCTGGGATCATGCACAGGATACCCTTGGGGACTTCTCTTAATTTCGGATAATATAATTTATCCCTACATTCTTGGGAAGTTGGGGAGATATTTTTAATGTCTGTAGTCGCAATTTCCAGATGTACAAATGCCGGCCGCCGCAGGACTTTCAAATTTCATCGAAGGTAGTGAAGAGTATCTGTCTGATCAGAGTTCGGAAACTTGGGATTCTCATCAACCACAGGCTTGGCCTGCCGAGACGGGTAGAGAATCCGAGATAGATGTCTCCACTGCTGTCCAGTCGAATTGTCAATCCCAGACAGAAAACAGGTACCCGGAAAACTGGGATATTTTACGCCGACAAGCATACAAACGCGACGAATACCGGTGTCGAAACTGCGGGGCCGGTGGAGGGCCCCATGGCAATGTTGAGTTACATGCGCACCATATTGTTCCTCTTTCGTGTGGCGGAACCAACGCTCTTAGTAACCTCTCAACGCTTTGCTCAACGTGTCACGGACTCATTCACGATCATATGGATTAGATCGGAATTTCGGAAACGACCCAACGAAGTCTATATCGCTTTCGTCCGACGGATCTCGTATGTCGCCAGAGGAACCCCAAGCTGTCCTCCACGACTACCTCGAGGATATCGACCGTATCCCCCAGCGATTAGCACACAAACACAGCTGTAGGTCATCTGTAGTCGGCTTCCGTCGACAAGGATGAGAGGTCTTTCCTCACGAGACAGATACACCGGCAACCTACGAGATCGATCGAAGTGGGCAGGTGCACCAGATTGGAATTGTCTGGAGGCAACGTGATCTCGAAGAGTAGGTCCACTACGCCATCATTATCTCGACCAAGTGAACCCTCTCTATTGACTTCTACCTCCCGAGATTGACTTCACGAGCTATCTGTAAGAGATCGTTCTTCTCTCGAGGACTTTGCTTGAGAGGCCTTCTATATCGTCTTCTGGTTGTACGCCTTGTGGCTAACTAGATTGAGAGCGATTGCTAATGACGCAACGATCCACCATTCTGGACCAAAAGCAAATCCCCATGCAAAAGAGGCTAGTATACCCACCAAGCCGAGTAATTGGCATATCATGGCTATCCATGACTCCAATGACTTTGCCGGGATGATTAGCAGCAGACCAGGAAGCCCCGGCATGAGTGACAGTGCAACCAAGACAGTAATCCAATCAAGGACATGCCAACTGGGAGTCGCTATATGATATAGTGTTACCGCCTGATTCACCACAATAGCCAAATAAATAATAAGAAGAAGATATCCGAGAAGCTCATACTCTCTCGTATCCATCTCGATCTGTTCAGAAGTCGATCTCAGCGTCGATCTTCGGAAGATCGTTCTTCTTCCGCCAACACGGAATGCAGTCGCCCTTTTGGAGATACGTTGGTGGATAGAGCCTCTCGCATGACGTACACCGGCCTTCGACAATTTGCGCCCTATCGGCACCTACTTCTTCTGCTACTCGTTTGTCGATCTCCATTGTCCGCTCCATGACGTCCTCCATCCTCAGCATCCGTCTAGTGAACTCATCCATAGTAGACCTATTCAGATCTGTTCAATAAATAGCTGACCTATCGGTATCAAGTCAGACAGACTGAGAGCCCGCTCTCCACTCGATCGCCCCCATCACACGGCCAATCTCGGGGCAGATGGGTCTGGTGGGCAAGACGGGTCTCTCCCGACGAAAAGTCTTGACAGACTCTCGGGGGCGGTTTCGCTGAACCAAATTTGGTACCACGGCTACCCCAACGAAATCCATCTGTTTATCTGCAAGAAATACTCATCAGACGTGGTCTACTACGCGATCAAGGTCTATGAGGCAGACGACCCGCTATCGATCCTACAGAAGAGAGGGTTCGCGCAAGGCCGCGTCCTCGAGTGTCTGTCCTACTTGAAACTGATCCACGGAGACGATCTGTCCAGTGAATAGGTCTGGTCTCCCGAAGATGTATAGTCGAACTATGGATAAGGATACAATATTTCATCTTCGCCGATGTTACTAAGTCGCAATCATACCATCGATATATTATGTCGGAAGATGACCGGAGCTCGCCGGAGATGCTGGGACTGCTTCGGGAAGTGCGAGACAACAGTACGAATATTTTCGAGATATTGGACCTTGAGGATCACGAGAAGCGATTAACCCGATATCTGGCGTGGCTCTTGAATCCTGACGCGAGCCACGATGCAGACACCATCTTTCTGGAATCATTCTTGGCCTGTTTTGAACTCGAGCTGAATGGCCAAAACGTCGATATTCGGTATTTGGAGACGTTCGATACTGCTGATTACGGCCAGAAGGAAGTTGATATAGTTATCGAGACTGAGATCCA is part of the Halosolutus amylolyticus genome and encodes:
- a CDS encoding HNH endonuclease, with protein sequence MPAAAGLSNFIEGSEEYLSDQSSETWDSHQPQAWPAETGRESEIDVSTAVQSNCQSQTENRYPENWDILRRQAYKRDEYRCRNCGAGGGPHGNVELHAHHIVPLSCGGTNALSNLSTLCSTCHGLIHDHMD